CCGAACGTCTCGTTAGGACCAGCCAAGCCCAGCAACAGCTCATCTCCATGGACAGAAACCGCCCCGAGCTTCACCATGCCATTCACGACAAGCCAAAGCCTGTTTTTGTGCAATGGCACCACATTTCCCGCAGCAAGGTGCAAGCGATTTCGATTTTGAATACTGGAGTCCAGAAGGCGGGGCCTTGCTTTTTGTGTTTTTGATTCTGGAGGAAATTCGACAGCACCGACTGACGATTCCCTACCGACGAGTGTATGGAGCGCAACATCACACACCCAGACGAAGAGCCCGCAATCGAATCAATAAGGAGTGGTCAAAAGTATCGAAAGATCAGGGCAAAAATGATCAATCGATGGTTGTCAAACTGGGCAATGATCGATCAGCAGGCCTGCAATTACTGAGCAATCCGTTCAACGACCGGCCGCGACTTGCTGAGCATTTCAGCCTCCAGCGGAATCAAGCCAAGCTCAGCAACCTGGCTCTGTGCCTGGCTGCTGAGCATGAAGTCAAGCGCCGCTCTGATCGCCGGCGTGTTCTGGCCGTTCCCAGACCTGTAGGCCAGAACCCAGATCAGCGTGACGATCGGATAGGCACCCTCAACCGAAGGGTTGGGGCTGCTGCCGGCAAGATTGAAGTCCAGTTCGATGGCCTTGAGGGCCTTGGCCGCTGAGATCAAATTGGGTCGCTGAAACTCTCCGGCCTTGTTCTGCAAGGCAGCAGCCCTGACACTGCCGCTGAGATGGGACAAACCGAGGTAGCCGATCGCTCCCCTCCTTTTTTCAATGGCGGCAGCAACTCCGGAGTTCCCCTCCGCAGCGATCGCATGATCTGCTGGCCAGCGAATCGAAGCGCCAGTTCCCAACTGCCATTGCGAAGAAAACGCCTGCATGGATTGAGTGAAGGCATCAGTGATCCCAGAGACATCAGATCGATACACCCAGGTCAGAGAGCCGGACTCACAGCCGAGCTGCTTCCAGTCGGTGATCCTGCCGCTGGCCAGCTGAACAGCCTGCTGCTGGGTGAGTTTCAGATCGCACCCAGGCTGGTTGTATCCGAAAGCGATGGCGCTGCCAGCGATGGGGATCTGAACGACACCACGCCTCACCTTGGCCAAATCCTTCGGTTGCATTGGAGCATCGGACACCGCGAAATCAACGGTCTGCCTGATCAAGGCCCATTGAGCCGAAGCTGAACCCACGGAGCGATAGCTGACCTCAGGACCGCCTGAGCTGGCCATCTGGGCAAACCAGTTTCGGTAGAGCCTCGCGGGGAGTGAGACACCGACACTGGTCAGAGACGACTCTGCAAAAGCGGAGACACCGCTTGCAACGGCAAGCAGAGAAAACAGGGTGAGAGCCTGCCTGACAAAGCTCATGGGTGGCCTGAGGGGAAGCGACCTACCCCTAGCGGAGAGCAGACCCAGGCAGCACTGAATCAATGCTCATGAGTGGATGCACCTGAAGGCAACCGCGTCGATGCCGAATAACGCGTCAGCCATCGATTCACTCGCGACCGCTGACAGGACGGAACTTCCTCCAGCAAATGCGAGAGCTCCAACGCACCGAGACGCTTCAGTTCACGCACATCCACATGCCAGAGGCACTCCGCCTCGCGAATCAGGCGCGCCCAAGTCCTGACCTGCTGCCAACGCTGCAGGCGAGAACGAATGGAAGGCGGATGCCTGGGAAGATCCATGACGTCAGCCTGGCTGTCTGAGCAGCAGCATTGGCAAACCCACTACGAGGCTTCCGACTGATGAAGCAAATCAGGATGCCAGGGGCAATTCAGGATCAACAGGCACAACAGGGAAATCGAGTGTGCTGGCTTCCCTCACCGATAGACGCCTAGCCCAGGCTCCTTTCACCGGTTCGTTCCAGCGGAAACCGGCATCCCGGGCGAGATGGCGTTGGTCGTAAGACACCTGGGCGCGCATCAGCTGACGCGGCTCCAGACCACACTCGATCAACTGCTCAAGGTCATCACAGCGACGGAAGACCTCCGCCAAGTAAATGCAATCGGTGAGAGCACGATGGGCGGCCCAAACGGGGATTTCATAGGCCAGGGCCAGATCACGCACCGATGGCCTTGACCTGAGCTGACGATCCGCAGGCCAACGCATGTCCTCCATGCTGCAGAGCCAGCGTTTCTCAGTGGACGGCAGGTGACCACGCCCGAACCACTGGCGATCGAAGGCCGCGTTGTGGGCCACCAACACATCGGCAGCATCCAGCAACGACTGCAGATAGTCGAGGGCGGGTCGCCAGGGTTGAGGCAGGGTGGTCGCGGAGGCGGGAATGCGATTGATCGCCTCTGCGGCATTCGCCTCCACCGGCAACAAAAACGATTGCTGCGCCAGCACCTGACGACTGGACACGTCGAAGAGAATCACCCCCACCTCAAGGCAGTGGTCCAGCTGCGGATCGAGCCCTGTGGTTTCAGTGTCAACAATCAACAGCGTGCGTGCTGCAGAGGCGCGATCAGCAGCTAACTGCGGCAAGGATTGAGATGTGACATGAGGCGGCGAGACAGGAGACGGTGGGCCACCGCCTAACGACAGCAAATCGAGCTGACCTGGTACGGATTGGTTCTCCATGCGCTGACCTCCCTCCTGGATCGCTCCATTCTCCGTCTTTTATCCACGCTTCCTAAGGTTTCGCCACCAATTCGATTGCTTGGCATGGCCCTCACCGTTGGTGACAACGTTCCGTCCATCAACCTGGAGGATCAAGAAGGCAACAGCTGCGCCATCAGCGAGCGCAACGGCACGCCCCTGGTGTTGTTCTTCTATCCCAAAGACGAGACCCCGGGCTGCACCGCAGAAGCCTGCGGATTCCGGGATTCCCACCAGGAGCTGCAACAGCTTGGTGCTCAGGTCTGGGGCGTCAGCGGTGACGATCTGGTGAGCCATCGCCGCTTCGCGGAACGCCATCAGCTGCCGTTTCCCCTGTTGAGCGACAGTGACCAACGCCTGCGCCGAGCATTCGGTGTTCCGAAAACACTTGGCCTGCTGCCATCCAGGGTCACCTACGTGATTGATGGCCAAGGTGTGATCCAGCACGTGTTCAACAACCTGCTCGATGGCCCGGCCCATGTGCGCGAAGCCATGCAGGTGCTGCGTTCGCTGCAACCCAGTCAATGAGCAACTGGGTTCGCTTCCGTGACTGCTGGACCCTGTACCCGCGTCAGCCACGCGGGTTAGTCGAATTCGTGGGAGGCAGCTACCTCGCGGCGACACCACAGATCAGTTATCGGCGTCTGCTCGAAGGAGTGGCAGCCCGTGGGATCGCCATCCACGCCTGGAGCTATGTGCCAGGTTTCGACCACCAGCTCCAGGCACGCGAAGCCTGGAGTGCCATGCGCGCCTGTCGCTCCCGACATCAGGACCGGCGAGGACAACTGCCATTACCTCTGCGCCTCGGTCACAGCTTGGGTTGCAAACTGCATCTGCTGGCTCCCGACGGCGGGAGGAACTGCAACGGCCTTGTGGCGCTCAGCTTCAACAACTTCACCGCAGATCAGTCGATTCCCCTGCTCGACGTGGTGGCGCCAAGCCTGGGGGTGAGCACCGAATTCAGTCCAAGCCCAAAGGAAACCCTGCGCTTGATCGAACGTCAGTATCTGCAGCCACGCAATCAGGTGGTGCGATTCAACAAAGACAAGATCGACCAGAGTCTTGATTTGATCACGGCACTGCAGGCGCGCAAAGGAGACTGCAGCGAACTGCTGAAGTTGCCTGGAGATCACCTCACACCCGCCAGTGCCGGTCTGCGCAGACAGTTTCTGGGCGACTGGGCGGAAGGCAGCGACCGGCAGCAACAGGTGAACCGCCTGCAGGACCTGATCACCTCCTGGGCCTTGGGAGGCTCCCCCTGCTCTCATTAGCCACTGAACGCTAAACCCACCAATGCTGCGAGTCAGCCAAATCAGCAAGTGCCATTCAAAGACAATTCATAGACAAACAGAATCGAATCTCAAGATGACATGCATGCCATCCCCCCCACACTGCCAATATGAACAGGATATAAATACCGTCGGCCAATCAACAATCAAAGAACCAATCCAAGAAATCACGCTTGAGGCCGCTGCCACAGCCACTCCAATAGTAAACCAAGTATTGTAAACATCTTCTCAAGCACAGGAATGCAAAACAAAGAATGGGATTACCTCTTAAAAAATTTTAGAAGGCTTGGTGGCAAGGCTGACAACATCGAATTAAAGGAAGGCAAAAATGGCCGGGGAATTTTTTCAATCAACCCAAGCGACAGGTCAAAAATAATGACACCTAAAAATATACTCATCAGGCGTAGTGACATTCAACTTTGCGACAACAATATATCGGTCAAAACGAATTCCAAAACAGCGAAAGCCGAAAAAGAATTTATCGAACACTATTACAATGAACTCTCATGGGGTAAAGGGGGGAGGAGGGATTCCCAAACATTCCTAAGCCAAATCACGTCAATGCCAATACCAATCAAAACCGACCTGGCAAGATATCGTTTTATAGACAAAGGAATATTGGGTTACCAGGACAATACGGAGACACTTCTAGAAAGATTTATTGACGAAAGAGCATTTCAATTCAAGGGAGAAAGCGTTTTAGTTCCAATGCTCGAACTCGTGAATCACAGCAACTATGCACCACCATTCCGGGCCACCAAAGCCGGCCTAGAAACCCCACCATTACCCCCCACACACTCAGAACTATTGCATAAGTACAGCGGTAAAAATAGCCCAATGAGCTTATGGAGAACCTATGGATTCTCATCAAAAGGCATAGCCGCCTACAGCATTCCCTTTGAGATCAGAATCAATCAACTATCAATTATTTTTAGATGCTTCGGACAACAAGAAGCGGGAAACGAGAGAAGCAACACAGGAACTATTGATTCGAAAATATTGTCGATCGACTCTTTTCCCGCTGGGTGCCAATCCCACAAACTGCCATTCGCCAAACTTATTTCAATTATTTCTCCCATGGGAGCAAAGCCTGATCTCGCCAAAAACCTGATTGCATTCATTCAAAACATAAATATCCAAGCCAGGAAAAAATTATTGGATGCCATTCAAGCACAAGCGAAATACCAAGCACCTGAGCTCTGCGCAGCCTTAAGATACGAAATCGAGATGATTCAAGCCTCTCTAGAGGCCACAGAATTATCTGAACCTTGAAGAACATCCTCACAAAAGCTGGCACCTAGCGATGACACAAACTCGACAAAATTTAAATCATTAATGACATCGCTATTTCTAGCGACTAAACTCAAAGCATGCGATTTCAGTCCTGCAATATCATCTACTCTGTAAACGCTCATGACATTCAAAAGAGCATGAGGGCTATTAGCGTCAAGCGAAAGGGCACACATAATTTCATTTCTCGACTGGTCAAGATCACCAATATCTTTATAGAGAGAACCTAATTTCATACGCGCATCAAACAGATCAGGGCTAAGCGATACAGCCTGCTTACAGTGACTAATGGCTTTTTTTAAACGACCAGTTTCCTGGCAGATATCAGCCAAATTCAAAAATACTGCGAAATGCAAGTGCCCTGATTTAAGGATCTTCTCATAGGCTGCTTCAGCGCTAAGCAAATGACCATTCTGCTGATGCCTCAAAGCCTCCTGGAACAGCAAATCTACATCTATACGCACTTGTTTCTTAAAAGCAGACTTTTGAGCCTCAGGATTCTTTGATGGCCCGAACCCAGTCATGGAGAGATCAAATCAAGAACCCAACAATAAGCCACTACACATCACCACCAGCCAGACACACAGACAAAGAATTCAAACCAGAAAGCATGCCAAGCGAATCAACAACGTTAGAAATCAATGAATGCATAAAACAAGGTGTTATTGAAATTCAGACAAAAGACTACTCAGCTGCGAAGCCGATCAAGCACTGAGCGATCCTCCAAAGTACTGGTATCACCAGTGATTTCCTGGCCGGCGGCGAGGGCGCGCAGAATCCGGCGCATGATCTTGCCGCTTCGGGTCTTGGGCAACGCATCGCTGCATCGAATCTCATCGGGCCTGGCAATGGGACCGATCTCCTGACCCACGTGAGCCCGCAATTCTGCTACCAAGGCATCCTCCGGTTCACGTCCTGCCTCAAGGGTGACGAAGGCGACAATGCCTTCACCTTTGAGGTCATCGGGACGACCGACAACCGCGGCCTCCGCCACGGCCGGATGACTGACCAAAGCAGACTCAATCTCCATGGTGCCGAGGCGGTGACCGGAGACGTTGATCACGTCATCCACACGCCCCATCACCCAGAAGTAGCCATCAGCATCACGACGAGCGCCATCACCAGCGAAGTAGATGTGACTGCCGTCAGCGGGACGAATGTGTTCCCAGTAACTTTCACGGAAGCGCTGAGGATTGCCATGCACAGTGCGCATCATCCCCGGCCAGGGACGACGCACGACGAGGTATCCGCCTTCATCGGCTCCAACCGTGTTGCCATCCGAATCGACAACGTCGGCTTCAATGCCAGGCAACGGCAGTGTGGCTGAACCG
This genomic window from Synechococcus sp. MIT S9220 contains:
- a CDS encoding peroxiredoxin, with amino-acid sequence MALTVGDNVPSINLEDQEGNSCAISERNGTPLVLFFYPKDETPGCTAEACGFRDSHQELQQLGAQVWGVSGDDLVSHRRFAERHQLPFPLLSDSDQRLRRAFGVPKTLGLLPSRVTYVIDGQGVIQHVFNNLLDGPAHVREAMQVLRSLQPSQ
- a CDS encoding 3'-5' exonuclease, which encodes MENQSVPGQLDLLSLGGGPPSPVSPPHVTSQSLPQLAADRASAARTLLIVDTETTGLDPQLDHCLEVGVILFDVSSRQVLAQQSFLLPVEANAAEAINRIPASATTLPQPWRPALDYLQSLLDAADVLVAHNAAFDRQWFGRGHLPSTEKRWLCSMEDMRWPADRQLRSRPSVRDLALAYEIPVWAAHRALTDCIYLAEVFRRCDDLEQLIECGLEPRQLMRAQVSYDQRHLARDAGFRWNEPVKGAWARRLSVREASTLDFPVVPVDPELPLAS
- a CDS encoding PstS family phosphate ABC transporter substrate-binding protein codes for the protein MSFVRQALTLFSLLAVASGVSAFAESSLTSVGVSLPARLYRNWFAQMASSGGPEVSYRSVGSASAQWALIRQTVDFAVSDAPMQPKDLAKVRRGVVQIPIAGSAIAFGYNQPGCDLKLTQQQAVQLASGRITDWKQLGCESGSLTWVYRSDVSGITDAFTQSMQAFSSQWQLGTGASIRWPADHAIAAEGNSGVAAAIEKRRGAIGYLGLSHLSGSVRAAALQNKAGEFQRPNLISAAKALKAIELDFNLAGSSPNPSVEGAYPIVTLIWVLAYRSGNGQNTPAIRAALDFMLSSQAQSQVAELGLIPLEAEMLSKSRPVVERIAQ
- a CDS encoding tetratricopeptide repeat protein, whose amino-acid sequence is MTGFGPSKNPEAQKSAFKKQVRIDVDLLFQEALRHQQNGHLLSAEAAYEKILKSGHLHFAVFLNLADICQETGRLKKAISHCKQAVSLSPDLFDARMKLGSLYKDIGDLDQSRNEIMCALSLDANSPHALLNVMSVYRVDDIAGLKSHALSLVARNSDVINDLNFVEFVSSLGASFCEDVLQGSDNSVASREA
- a CDS encoding DUF1350 family protein, which produces MSNWVRFRDCWTLYPRQPRGLVEFVGGSYLAATPQISYRRLLEGVAARGIAIHAWSYVPGFDHQLQAREAWSAMRACRSRHQDRRGQLPLPLRLGHSLGCKLHLLAPDGGRNCNGLVALSFNNFTADQSIPLLDVVAPSLGVSTEFSPSPKETLRLIERQYLQPRNQVVRFNKDKIDQSLDLITALQARKGDCSELLKLPGDHLTPASAGLRRQFLGDWAEGSDRQQQVNRLQDLITSWALGGSPCSH